From Streptomyces asiaticus, one genomic window encodes:
- a CDS encoding sensor histidine kinase, giving the protein MTSSSPADRPVGGPDGGGHGGVRGRADERLPRPPAFAFPPQTWKEIAYLLANLLVGIVCFVFTLVWLAVGLGLAVTVVGLPLLALGLRFSRLLGRLERNRARALLSVRIDEPSPLPYHPDSGFLGRLWTSLRDPVGWRATLYALIRLPWSVVTFAITLTSLFAAWPVLPWIARGLTHVDRAMVRGLLFPSDELERRIAELESDRGTVVDTAAADLRRIERDLHDGAQARLVALAMGLGLAKEKLEEDPEAAAKMVDEAHGEVKLALQELRDLARGIHPAILTDRGLGPALSALSARCTVPVKVAVELPERPAPAIEGIAYFTVSELLQNISKHSGARTAEVDVWRTEDRLLIQVRDDGRGGASTDGGTGLAGLAERLGSVDGLFVVDSPSGGPTAVTAELPWRHRTGSAAGAAVARSRRRA; this is encoded by the coding sequence ATGACCTCCAGTTCCCCCGCCGACAGGCCCGTCGGCGGCCCCGACGGCGGCGGCCACGGCGGCGTCCGTGGCCGCGCCGACGAGCGGCTGCCGCGCCCGCCCGCGTTCGCCTTTCCCCCGCAGACCTGGAAGGAGATCGCGTATCTCCTGGCCAATCTGCTGGTGGGCATCGTGTGCTTCGTCTTCACCCTGGTCTGGCTGGCCGTGGGCCTGGGACTGGCCGTCACGGTGGTGGGCCTGCCCCTGCTGGCCCTGGGGCTGCGGTTCAGCCGGCTGCTCGGCCGGCTCGAGCGGAACCGCGCCAGGGCGCTGCTCTCGGTGCGCATCGACGAGCCCAGCCCCCTGCCGTACCACCCGGACAGCGGCTTCCTCGGCAGGCTGTGGACGAGCCTGCGGGACCCGGTCGGCTGGCGGGCCACGCTCTACGCCCTGATCCGGCTGCCGTGGTCGGTGGTCACCTTCGCGATCACCCTGACCTCGCTGTTCGCGGCCTGGCCGGTGCTGCCGTGGATCGCCCGGGGGCTGACGCATGTGGACCGGGCGATGGTGCGCGGGCTGCTGTTCCCCTCCGACGAGCTGGAGCGGCGGATCGCCGAGCTGGAGTCGGACCGGGGCACGGTGGTGGACACCGCCGCCGCCGACCTGCGCCGGATCGAACGCGACCTCCACGACGGCGCCCAGGCCCGCCTGGTCGCCCTCGCCATGGGGCTCGGTCTGGCGAAGGAGAAGCTGGAGGAGGACCCGGAAGCCGCCGCCAAGATGGTCGACGAGGCCCATGGCGAGGTGAAGCTCGCCCTCCAGGAGCTCCGCGACCTCGCCCGCGGCATCCACCCCGCCATCCTCACCGACCGCGGGCTCGGCCCCGCCCTCTCCGCGCTCTCGGCCCGCTGCACCGTGCCCGTGAAGGTGGCGGTCGAGCTGCCTGAACGCCCGGCACCGGCCATCGAGGGCATCGCCTACTTCACCGTCTCCGAGCTGCTCCAGAACATCAGCAAGCACAGCGGCGCCCGCACCGCCGAGGTCGACGTCTGGCGCACCGAGGACCGGCTGCTGATCCAGGTGCGGGACGACGGACGCGGCGGGGCGTCCACCGACGGGGGCACGGGGCTCGCGGGCCTGGCGGAGCGGCTGGGCTCGGTGGACGGGCTGTTCGTGGTGGATTCGCCGTCCGGTGGCCCGACCGCCGTGACCGCCGAGCTGCCCTGGCGCCACCGGACCGGGTCGGCGGCGGGCGCGGCGGTGGCACGGTCCCGGCGGAGAGCCTGA
- a CDS encoding NADH-quinone oxidoreductase subunit A — protein MPEATTVRTTSVTSVQLAADYFHGYAVVGLLAAIGVIFVAVAFGAGRLLRPVVPTPEKLLTYECGVDPVGEGWAHTQVRYYVYAFLYVIFAVDSIFLFPWATVFAAPGFGAATLVEMFIFLGFLAVGLLYAWKKGVLEWT, from the coding sequence GTGCCGGAGGCGACGACCGTACGCACCACCAGCGTCACCAGCGTCCAGCTCGCGGCCGACTACTTCCACGGCTATGCGGTGGTCGGACTGCTGGCGGCGATCGGCGTGATCTTCGTCGCCGTGGCCTTCGGGGCGGGGCGGCTGCTGCGGCCTGTCGTGCCCACGCCGGAGAAGCTGCTGACCTACGAGTGCGGAGTGGACCCCGTGGGCGAGGGCTGGGCCCACACCCAGGTCCGCTACTACGTCTACGCTTTTCTGTATGTGATTTTCGCCGTTGACTCGATCTTTTTGTTCCCGTGGGCGACGGTCTTCGCGGCGCCCGGCTTCGGGGCCGCCACGCTGGTGGAGATGTTCATCTTCCTCGGGTTCCTCGCCGTAGGTCTGCTGTACGCATGGAAGAAGGGCGTCCTGGAGTGGACGTGA
- a CDS encoding NADH-quinone oxidoreductase subunit B, with product MDVTPNPTPTTASGPPVPAPGPVDLPEPRRLGPLARLAPEPMKVVLNWGRRYSLWVFNFGLACCAIEFIAASMARHDFIRLGVIPFAPGPRQADLMVVSGTVTDKMAPAVKRLYEQMPEPKYVISFGACSNCGGPYWDSYAVTKGVDQIIPVDVYVPGCPPRPEALLQGILKLQEKIARESLGERYGNSGGAASTTTPAVAGRPSAAALRSGLVTPPEREDTR from the coding sequence GTGGACGTGACACCGAACCCGACGCCAACGACGGCCTCCGGGCCGCCGGTCCCCGCGCCCGGCCCGGTGGACCTGCCGGAGCCGCGCCGTCTCGGCCCGCTGGCCCGGCTGGCGCCCGAGCCGATGAAGGTGGTCCTGAACTGGGGCCGCCGCTACAGCCTGTGGGTCTTCAACTTCGGGCTCGCCTGCTGCGCGATCGAATTCATCGCGGCGTCGATGGCCCGCCACGACTTCATCCGACTCGGCGTGATCCCCTTCGCACCGGGGCCGCGCCAGGCCGACCTGATGGTCGTCTCCGGCACGGTCACGGACAAGATGGCGCCCGCCGTGAAGCGGCTGTACGAGCAGATGCCGGAGCCGAAGTACGTGATCTCCTTCGGGGCCTGCTCGAACTGCGGCGGCCCCTACTGGGACTCGTACGCGGTGACCAAGGGCGTCGACCAGATCATCCCCGTCGACGTCTACGTCCCCGGCTGCCCGCCCCGGCCCGAGGCGCTGCTCCAGGGCATCCTCAAACTCCAGGAGAAGATCGCGCGCGAGTCGCTGGGCGAGCGCTACGGAAATTCCGGCGGCGCTGCCTCCACGACCACGCCCGCGGTCGCGGGCCGTCCATCGGCAGCCGCACTGCGCAGCGGGCTGGTCACGCCTCCGGAGCGGGAAGACACGCGATGA
- a CDS encoding NADH-quinone oxidoreductase subunit C, whose translation MTERHEANEPRNETAGPSETAEPSGTAETAPPVGWLPRSAAELFGEGATAEEAYGLLTVDVPADSWTAALETARDTLGCTYFDWLSAVDEPGTGFRVAARVVALGAPGVTPGAGPGAGAGPAVRGLLLRTTVPHEAPALPTATGVYAGAAWHERETHEMFGIGFPGHPGLAPLLLPDGFEGHPLRKDFVLAARVVKAWPGAKEPGESEHGGPKRRQMLPPGVPDPNEWGPLKGQLPPAPARPARGARAAGAAAGERPARRTRSATAGSASQRPAGAEASAEAAEGQTPGAERPARRARSASQGSASQRSAEAAGAAGETPAPAAERPTRRSRTAGEGPASQRPAGAEAAAEASATDAAAGGRGAADEPSAPQAPARPRRPAPQRRSSDAPWHHARPARDEDRDEDAESPREPQAPEPEAQTEATEDGRGAKPAPAPETPGTPATSDAAPDAPDTPGAPDAPATPGPAPDTLGTPATPDAAPGTPGTPDAAPGTLGTPGTPDAAPDAPDAPDAPGTPGTPDIPDTPEATPDNDTDDQPGGAA comes from the coding sequence ATGACCGAGCGGCATGAGGCCAACGAGCCGAGGAACGAGACGGCGGGGCCGAGCGAGACGGCGGAGCCGAGCGGCACGGCCGAGACCGCGCCGCCCGTGGGCTGGCTGCCGCGGTCCGCTGCCGAGCTGTTCGGCGAGGGCGCCACGGCGGAGGAGGCGTACGGCCTGCTGACCGTCGACGTCCCCGCCGACTCCTGGACCGCGGCGTTGGAGACGGCCCGCGACACCCTCGGCTGCACCTACTTCGACTGGCTGAGCGCGGTCGACGAGCCGGGCACCGGCTTCCGGGTGGCCGCGCGCGTCGTCGCTCTGGGAGCTCCCGGGGTCACGCCTGGGGCTGGGCCCGGGGCCGGGGCCGGGCCCGCGGTGCGCGGTCTGCTGCTGCGCACCACCGTGCCGCACGAGGCCCCCGCACTGCCGACCGCGACCGGCGTCTACGCCGGGGCGGCCTGGCATGAGCGCGAGACCCACGAGATGTTCGGCATCGGCTTCCCCGGCCACCCCGGTCTCGCGCCGCTGCTGCTGCCCGACGGCTTCGAGGGGCATCCGCTGCGCAAGGACTTCGTACTGGCGGCCCGGGTCGTCAAGGCGTGGCCCGGCGCGAAGGAGCCGGGGGAGTCCGAACACGGCGGCCCCAAGCGGCGCCAGATGCTGCCGCCGGGTGTCCCCGACCCCAACGAGTGGGGCCCCCTCAAGGGCCAGTTGCCCCCTGCCCCGGCCCGCCCGGCGCGGGGCGCCCGCGCGGCAGGCGCCGCCGCGGGCGAGCGCCCCGCCCGCCGCACCCGCAGCGCGACGGCGGGCTCGGCGAGCCAGCGCCCGGCGGGCGCGGAGGCGTCAGCGGAGGCTGCGGAGGGCCAGACCCCGGGGGCCGAACGTCCGGCCCGGCGTGCGCGCAGCGCGAGCCAGGGTTCCGCGAGCCAGCGTTCGGCGGAGGCGGCGGGTGCGGCGGGGGAGACTCCCGCCCCGGCGGCCGAACGCCCGACCCGGCGTTCCCGCACCGCGGGCGAGGGCCCGGCGAGCCAGCGCCCGGCGGGCGCTGAGGCTGCGGCCGAAGCCTCGGCTACGGACGCGGCCGCCGGTGGGCGGGGCGCGGCCGACGAGCCGTCGGCGCCCCAAGCCCCGGCTCGCCCGCGGCGCCCCGCGCCGCAGCGCCGCTCGTCCGACGCCCCGTGGCACCACGCGCGCCCCGCGAGGGACGAGGACCGGGACGAGGACGCCGAGTCCCCGCGTGAGCCGCAGGCACCGGAACCGGAAGCGCAGACCGAGGCGACCGAAGACGGACGCGGCGCGAAACCCGCCCCCGCGCCCGAGACCCCCGGTACTCCGGCCACCTCGGATGCGGCACCCGACGCGCCCGACACCCCCGGCGCCCCGGACGCACCGGCCACCCCGGGCCCCGCACCCGACACCCTCGGCACCCCGGCCACCCCGGACGCCGCGCCCGGCACCCCCGGTACCCCGGACGCCGCGCCCGGCACCCTCGGCACCCCGGGCACCCCGGACGCCGCACCCGACGCCCCCGACGCCCCCGACGCACCCGGCACCCCCGGTACACCGGACATCCCGGACACCCCGGAGGCCACCCCCGACAACGACACCGACGACCAGCCAGGAGGCGCCGCGTGA
- a CDS encoding complex I subunit 1/NuoH family protein — translation MNDVLDVALRLLALLLAFLVLPLVVGQTEHKVMAHMQGRLGPMYAGGFHGWAQLVADGVKFAQKEDVVPAGADRRIFQLAPAVALLPYLLVLVAIPIGPAEGAVGQVLDAGVFFVLAVLGVGVLGSLMAGWASANKFSLLGGLRTAAQLMAYELPMLLTAASVAMAAGTVSLPGILDAFEWWWVPWQIVGGLVFFTAGLAELQRPPFDAPIADSEIIFGAYTEYTGLRFALFLLAEYAGIVVLCALTTVLFLGGWHGPSADGLGWLWTLLKTAVLAFIVIWLRVSYPRLREDQLQRFAWTCLIPLSLAQIALTGVVKVVIS, via the coding sequence GTGAACGACGTCCTCGACGTCGCGCTGCGACTGCTCGCCCTCCTGCTCGCCTTTCTCGTGCTGCCCCTGGTCGTGGGGCAGACCGAGCACAAGGTCATGGCCCATATGCAGGGCCGCCTCGGGCCGATGTACGCGGGCGGCTTCCACGGATGGGCTCAGCTGGTCGCGGACGGCGTGAAGTTCGCGCAGAAGGAAGACGTCGTACCGGCCGGAGCCGACCGGCGGATCTTCCAGCTCGCGCCCGCCGTCGCCCTGCTGCCGTACCTCCTCGTCCTCGTCGCGATCCCGATCGGCCCCGCCGAGGGCGCGGTCGGCCAGGTCCTGGACGCGGGCGTCTTCTTCGTGCTCGCCGTGCTGGGCGTCGGAGTGCTGGGTTCGCTGATGGCGGGCTGGGCCTCGGCGAACAAGTTCTCCCTTCTCGGCGGCCTGCGCACGGCCGCCCAGCTCATGGCGTACGAGCTGCCGATGCTGCTCACCGCCGCCTCCGTGGCGATGGCGGCGGGCACGGTCTCGCTGCCCGGCATCCTCGACGCGTTCGAGTGGTGGTGGGTGCCGTGGCAGATCGTCGGCGGGCTGGTGTTCTTCACCGCCGGTCTCGCCGAACTCCAGCGCCCGCCGTTCGACGCGCCGATCGCCGACTCCGAGATCATCTTCGGTGCGTACACCGAGTACACGGGCCTGCGGTTCGCGCTCTTCCTGCTCGCCGAGTACGCGGGCATCGTCGTCCTGTGCGCGCTGACCACCGTCCTCTTCCTCGGTGGCTGGCACGGGCCGTCCGCCGACGGACTCGGCTGGCTGTGGACCCTGCTGAAGACGGCCGTCCTCGCCTTCATCGTGATCTGGCTGCGGGTCAGCTATCCGCGGCTGCGCGAGGACCAGCTCCAGCGGTTCGCCTGGACCTGCCTCATTCCGCTCTCACTGGCCCAGATCGCCCTCACCGGCGTCGTCAAGGTGGTGATCTCCTGA
- a CDS encoding NuoI/complex I 23 kDa subunit family protein gives MGIPGSGLAKGLAVTLRTMTRKSHTAQYPDAQPELPPRTRGVIGLFEENCTVCMLCARECPDWCIYIDSHKETVPPAAPGGRERSRNVLDRFAIDFALCMYCGICIEVCPFDALFWSPEFEYAEEDIRDLTHERDKLREWMWTVPAPPALDPRAEEPKELAAARKAADKLAAAEAAQAAEAERGSAGPGGTAGNGNGNRNRNGNGSGTEHGNGAAS, from the coding sequence ATGGGCATCCCCGGATCCGGTCTGGCCAAGGGCCTGGCCGTCACCCTCCGCACGATGACCCGGAAGTCGCACACCGCGCAGTATCCGGACGCGCAGCCCGAGCTGCCGCCCCGCACCCGCGGGGTGATCGGGCTGTTCGAGGAGAACTGCACGGTCTGCATGCTGTGCGCCCGCGAATGCCCGGACTGGTGCATCTATATCGACTCGCACAAGGAGACCGTGCCCCCGGCCGCCCCGGGCGGGCGCGAGCGCAGCCGCAATGTGCTGGACCGGTTCGCGATCGACTTCGCGCTGTGCATGTACTGCGGTATCTGCATCGAGGTGTGCCCTTTCGACGCGCTGTTCTGGTCGCCGGAGTTCGAGTACGCGGAGGAGGACATCCGCGATCTCACCCATGAGCGGGACAAGCTCCGCGAGTGGATGTGGACGGTGCCCGCGCCGCCCGCGCTCGACCCGCGCGCGGAGGAGCCCAAGGAGCTCGCCGCCGCCCGTAAGGCCGCCGACAAGCTCGCCGCCGCCGAGGCCGCACAGGCCGCCGAGGCCGAGCGCGGATCCGCCGGTCCCGGCGGGACAGCCGGCAACGGCAACGGCAACCGCAACCGCAACGGCAACGGAAGCGGGACCGAGCACGGGAACGGAGCCGCCTCGTGA
- a CDS encoding NADH-quinone oxidoreductase subunit J family protein yields the protein MSPAVHLAATGHGFLSPTGVEIAFLLVGIATFGAAVVTVTTKQLVHAALWLVVALGGLAVEYLLLTAEFIAWVQVLIYVGSVVVLLLFGLMLTRAPIGRSPDADSGNRPAALAVAVAAAGVLVWVVVDAFRTTWIELDKGVQGSTAVSGESLFRHWVLPFEALSVLLLAALVGAIVLSRKSGHDSVPGADPRSGPGTGHDSGPRTGHGKEKR from the coding sequence GTGAGCCCTGCGGTCCACTTGGCCGCCACCGGCCACGGGTTCCTGTCGCCGACCGGAGTCGAGATCGCCTTCCTGCTGGTGGGCATCGCGACCTTCGGCGCGGCCGTCGTCACCGTCACCACCAAGCAGCTGGTGCACGCCGCCCTGTGGCTGGTGGTGGCGCTCGGTGGCCTCGCCGTGGAGTACCTCCTGCTCACGGCGGAGTTCATCGCCTGGGTGCAGGTGCTGATCTACGTCGGGTCCGTGGTCGTCCTCCTCCTCTTCGGGCTGATGCTCACCAGGGCGCCCATCGGCCGCTCCCCGGACGCCGACTCGGGCAACCGCCCGGCAGCGCTCGCCGTGGCCGTGGCCGCCGCGGGCGTCCTGGTATGGGTGGTCGTGGACGCCTTCCGGACCACCTGGATCGAGCTGGACAAGGGCGTGCAGGGCTCCACCGCCGTCTCCGGTGAGAGCCTCTTCCGCCACTGGGTGCTGCCGTTCGAGGCGCTGTCCGTGCTGCTCCTCGCCGCGCTCGTGGGCGCGATCGTCCTCTCCCGCAAGAGCGGCCACGACAGCGTCCCTGGCGCCGACCCCCGCAGTGGCCCCGGCACCGGCCACGACAGTGGCCCCCGCACCGGCCACGGCAAGGAGAAGCGCTGA
- the nuoK gene encoding NADH-quinone oxidoreductase subunit NuoK, whose translation MHLAYPAVLAVLLFCTGLYGVLARRNAILVLMSVELMLNAVNLNLVAFDVWLRDTLHTGQALTLFTIAIAAAEIGIGLAIVLLVYRNSGTSDVDRLRDLADPPPAGQDPMDDSMAAPTDNAADQARRARRQTA comes from the coding sequence ATGCACCTCGCCTACCCCGCCGTGCTCGCCGTCCTCCTCTTCTGCACCGGTCTGTACGGCGTCCTCGCCCGCCGCAACGCGATCCTGGTGCTGATGTCGGTCGAGCTGATGCTCAACGCCGTCAACCTCAACCTCGTCGCCTTCGACGTCTGGCTCCGCGACACCCTGCACACGGGCCAGGCGCTGACCCTCTTCACCATCGCCATCGCCGCCGCCGAGATCGGCATCGGCCTCGCCATCGTCCTGCTCGTGTATCGCAACAGCGGCACCTCCGACGTCGATCGCCTGCGGGACCTGGCCGACCCCCCGCCGGCCGGCCAGGACCCGATGGACGACAGCATGGCAGCCCCCACTGACAACGCCGCCGACCAGGCACGACGCGCCCGGAGGCAGACCGCGTGA
- a CDS encoding NADH-quinone oxidoreductase subunit 5 family protein: MTTTTAAVLVPLLPFLGAVAGLLLGRRAPGFVRPLAVLPTLAAAGLAVLVAVRQGGGAGGGTAPLTAATRLADTGSVPVDLALQIDGFAALVAVLVAVVACCVQIYSTGYLRDDPRYPSYAALVSLFTAAMLLVVYSDDLIVLLVGWEIMGICSYFLVGHYWETAAARSASLKAFLVTKLGDVPFLIGIFALAGDTGTFRISEIHTRLTSGTAGAPLDHPTLIALLLLAGVAGKSAQFPLHTWLPDAMAGPTPVSALIHAATMVAAGVFVVARLLPVFASSAAALAVLAAMAAVTMVGSALAALAQDDIKRVLAYSTVGQLGYMTGALAVDDRGAAVFHLITHGAFKALLFLGAGVVIHAAGSNSLAAMSRMSGLAQRIPDAFWTMTIALLALAAIPPFAGFFSKEAVLGAAEHAATGHTSGVPEGVGWTVLLAGLLTALLTAGYAARLWLLTFRGQGEPVPDHGKQPVAMNVVLWVLFLPTAALGLAYGTLPDWFDGESLTPTLTTSVLGTGLALGGALVMYGAWRHSSARARQVPLGAVAAHPEAADAVSEAEAIATHEAAYGSIAGASDPADPGRLLLGPLHRHAAVGFHLDAVYGALFVRPVRAAARLVRYLDREVVETYVRGAGGAPRLLGAAVRRAQTGNVQTYLGALLAGSLVLAVAAVLVAAGA; this comes from the coding sequence GTGACGACCACGACCGCCGCCGTTCTCGTCCCCCTCCTGCCGTTCCTCGGCGCCGTCGCCGGGCTCCTGCTCGGCCGCCGGGCCCCCGGTTTCGTCCGCCCCCTCGCGGTGCTGCCGACCCTCGCCGCGGCCGGGCTCGCCGTGCTCGTCGCCGTACGGCAGGGCGGCGGAGCGGGCGGCGGCACGGCCCCGCTCACCGCCGCGACCCGGCTCGCCGACACCGGCTCGGTCCCCGTCGACCTGGCCCTCCAGATCGACGGCTTCGCCGCCCTGGTCGCGGTCCTCGTCGCCGTCGTCGCCTGCTGTGTGCAGATCTACTCGACCGGCTATCTGCGCGACGACCCCCGCTACCCCTCCTACGCCGCGCTCGTCTCCCTCTTCACCGCCGCGATGCTGCTCGTCGTCTACTCCGACGACCTCATCGTGCTGCTCGTCGGCTGGGAGATCATGGGCATCTGCTCGTACTTCCTGGTGGGCCACTACTGGGAGACCGCGGCCGCGCGCTCCGCGTCCCTGAAGGCGTTCCTGGTCACCAAGCTCGGCGACGTCCCGTTCCTGATCGGCATCTTCGCGCTCGCGGGCGACACCGGCACGTTCCGCATCAGCGAGATCCACACCCGGCTGACCTCCGGGACCGCCGGGGCGCCGCTGGACCACCCCACCCTGATCGCGCTGCTGCTGCTGGCCGGGGTCGCGGGGAAGTCCGCGCAGTTCCCGCTGCACACCTGGCTGCCGGACGCGATGGCCGGTCCCACCCCGGTCTCCGCGCTGATCCACGCGGCCACCATGGTCGCCGCCGGCGTCTTTGTGGTGGCCCGGCTGCTGCCCGTCTTCGCCTCCTCGGCCGCCGCGCTCGCCGTACTGGCCGCCATGGCGGCCGTGACGATGGTCGGCTCGGCGCTCGCCGCGCTCGCCCAGGACGACATCAAACGCGTCCTCGCCTACTCGACCGTCGGCCAACTCGGCTATATGACGGGCGCGCTGGCCGTCGACGACCGTGGCGCCGCCGTCTTCCACCTCATCACCCACGGCGCGTTCAAGGCGCTGCTGTTCCTCGGCGCGGGCGTGGTGATCCACGCCGCCGGCAGCAACTCCCTGGCCGCCATGTCCCGGATGAGCGGCCTTGCCCAGCGCATCCCCGACGCCTTCTGGACGATGACGATCGCGCTGCTCGCGCTCGCCGCCATCCCGCCCTTCGCGGGCTTCTTCTCCAAGGAGGCCGTCCTCGGCGCGGCCGAGCACGCCGCCACCGGCCACACCTCCGGCGTCCCGGAGGGCGTCGGCTGGACCGTGCTCCTCGCCGGGCTGCTCACCGCGCTCCTGACCGCCGGATACGCGGCCCGGCTGTGGCTGCTCACCTTCCGCGGCCAGGGCGAGCCCGTCCCCGACCACGGCAAGCAGCCGGTGGCCATGAACGTCGTCCTGTGGGTGCTGTTCCTCCCCACGGCCGCCCTCGGCCTCGCCTACGGCACACTGCCCGACTGGTTCGACGGCGAGTCCCTCACCCCGACGCTCACCACGTCCGTCCTCGGCACCGGGCTGGCCCTCGGCGGCGCCCTCGTCATGTACGGCGCCTGGCGGCACAGCTCGGCGCGGGCCCGCCAGGTCCCGCTCGGCGCGGTGGCCGCCCACCCCGAGGCCGCCGACGCCGTCTCCGAGGCCGAGGCCATCGCCACCCACGAGGCGGCCTACGGCTCCATCGCGGGCGCCAGCGACCCCGCCGACCCCGGGCGGCTGCTCCTGGGCCCGCTGCACCGCCACGCGGCCGTCGGCTTCCACCTCGACGCCGTCTACGGCGCCCTGTTCGTCCGGCCCGTGCGGGCCGCCGCCCGGCTCGTCCGCTACCTCGACCGCGAGGTCGTCGAGACGTACGTACGCGGCGCGGGCGGTGCGCCCCGGCTGCTCGGCGCGGCCGTACGCCGCGCGCAGACCGGCAATGTGCAGACTTACCTCGGCGCGCTGCTCGCGGGCTCCCTCGTCCTGGCCGTGGCCGCCGTCCTCGTCGCAGCGGGAGCCTGA
- a CDS encoding complex I subunit 4 family protein, with protein MNHTVQQLLLAALVVLPLLGSVAALLPAPPGLRGRGPDQAVMRHGVTVTGVVLAAAIALAAGFDHDHPARMQAQTDIGWIPALDIRIHLGVDGVSLPLLVLTALLTFLSALYAYFNRPSGPSPKAFVALLLLLESGTLASFAVLDLMLFFLAFEMVLIPMYFLINRWGGAERERAAWRFILYTLLGSVVMLLGLLLVGLKGGTFDMVALATTASDSASGAGGSGLSHTTQLIAALAIIVGLAVKAPMWPLHSWLPDAHTAAPTVGSVLLAGVLLKMGTYGLVRIVLPMTPDAAHTYAPYLAAFAVVGIIYGSLACLALARAGAKGDLKRLIAYSSVGHMGFVLLGIATLTPTGVNGALFANIAHGLITGLLFFLVGALKDRSGTTDLDQLSGTSGAALYGRAPRLGGLLAFGAVASLGLPGLAGFWGEMLAMFGAFDPADGLSRPAYLTYMALAAFGTLLTAAYMLIVVRRVCMGDHPIEPGTGTGAERPALADVHGHEFAAWSPLVALTVLAGLWPAALLGLTDPAVQQLLAGGTR; from the coding sequence GTGAACCACACCGTCCAGCAACTCCTCCTCGCCGCCCTGGTCGTGCTCCCCCTGCTCGGCTCCGTCGCCGCCCTGCTCCCGGCCCCGCCCGGACTGCGCGGCCGCGGGCCCGACCAGGCCGTCATGCGCCACGGCGTGACCGTCACCGGCGTGGTGCTCGCCGCCGCCATCGCCCTGGCCGCCGGTTTCGACCACGACCACCCGGCCAGGATGCAGGCCCAGACCGACATCGGCTGGATCCCGGCCCTGGACATCCGCATCCACCTCGGCGTGGACGGCGTCTCGCTGCCGCTGCTCGTGCTGACCGCGCTGCTGACCTTCCTCAGCGCGCTCTACGCCTACTTCAACCGGCCCTCCGGACCGTCCCCCAAAGCCTTCGTCGCGCTGCTGCTCCTCCTGGAGTCCGGCACCCTGGCCAGCTTCGCGGTGCTGGACCTGATGCTGTTCTTCCTGGCGTTCGAGATGGTCCTCATCCCGATGTACTTCCTCATCAACCGGTGGGGAGGCGCCGAACGGGAACGCGCCGCCTGGCGGTTCATCCTCTACACGCTGCTCGGCTCCGTGGTCATGCTGCTCGGCCTCCTCCTCGTCGGGCTCAAGGGCGGCACCTTCGACATGGTGGCACTCGCCACCACTGCGTCTGATAGCGCCTCCGGCGCGGGCGGCTCGGGGCTGAGCCACACCACCCAGCTCATCGCGGCCCTGGCCATCATCGTCGGACTCGCCGTCAAGGCCCCGATGTGGCCGCTGCACAGCTGGCTGCCCGACGCCCACACCGCCGCCCCCACCGTGGGCTCGGTGCTGCTGGCGGGCGTGCTGCTCAAGATGGGCACGTACGGCCTCGTCCGCATCGTGCTGCCGATGACCCCCGACGCGGCCCACACCTACGCGCCCTACCTCGCCGCGTTCGCCGTCGTCGGCATCATCTACGGATCCCTCGCCTGTCTCGCGCTGGCCCGCGCGGGCGCCAAGGGCGACCTCAAGCGGCTGATCGCCTACTCCTCCGTCGGCCACATGGGCTTCGTGCTGCTGGGCATCGCCACCCTCACCCCCACCGGGGTGAACGGCGCGCTGTTCGCCAACATCGCCCACGGCCTGATCACCGGACTGCTCTTCTTCCTGGTCGGCGCCCTCAAGGACCGCTCCGGCACCACCGACCTGGACCAGCTCTCGGGCACCAGCGGCGCCGCCCTCTACGGCAGGGCGCCACGCCTCGGCGGGCTGCTCGCCTTCGGCGCGGTGGCCTCCCTGGGGCTGCCCGGACTCGCCGGGTTCTGGGGCGAGATGCTCGCCATGTTCGGCGCCTTCGACCCCGCCGACGGGCTCAGCCGCCCGGCGTATCTCACCTATATGGCGCTCGCCGCCTTCGGCACCCTGCTCACCGCCGCCTACATGCTCATCGTCGTACGGCGCGTCTGCATGGGCGACCATCCGATCGAGCCCGGCACCGGGACCGGGGCCGAGCGGCCCGCCCTGGCCGATGTCCACGGCCATGAATTCGCCGCCTGGAGCCCCCTGGTGGCCCTCACCGTCCTCGCCGGACTGTGGCCCGCGGCCCTCCTCGGCCTCACCGACCCGGCCGTGCAGCAGCTCCTCGCGGGAGGCACCCGATGA